One Nitrospirota bacterium DNA segment encodes these proteins:
- a CDS encoding tetratricopeptide repeat protein gives MRRPRPSASRWPAALLLGLAVLSAAGSASAQRDAIPSDYPHSLMRDLAALLAALDRDPSDVGLLTRLADLYLNIADDLYTDAQDRLAAYEEGARTAERAIELREANADAHFLYAAALGSAARLQGPASAALVLRNVKRHVARAIELRPDHAPALQMMGGLLAELPRFLGGDPEAAERYLMRAIAADGDYTNARILLAKLYLKQGRVDAARLQLRAVVGAARPHYPYAWARRFKPEAERLLKSLDERE, from the coding sequence GTGAGGCGCCCGCGGCCTTCGGCATCGCGGTGGCCTGCGGCCCTCCTGCTGGGCCTGGCCGTGCTGTCGGCCGCGGGATCGGCGTCCGCGCAACGCGATGCGATTCCTTCGGATTACCCGCACTCGCTCATGCGCGACCTGGCCGCCCTGTTAGCGGCGCTGGATCGCGATCCCTCCGACGTCGGCCTCCTGACCCGCTTGGCCGATCTCTATCTCAACATCGCGGATGACTTGTACACGGACGCCCAAGACCGGCTGGCGGCGTACGAAGAAGGCGCCAGAACCGCCGAACGCGCGATCGAGCTCCGGGAGGCGAACGCGGACGCCCATTTTCTTTACGCCGCCGCCCTCGGCAGCGCGGCGCGGTTGCAAGGCCCGGCCTCGGCGGCGCTCGTCCTCCGGAACGTCAAACGTCACGTCGCACGGGCGATCGAGCTGCGGCCCGATCATGCGCCGGCGCTGCAGATGATGGGCGGGCTGCTGGCGGAGTTGCCCCGGTTTCTGGGAGGCGATCCGGAGGCGGCGGAGCGCTATCTCATGCGGGCCATCGCCGCGGACGGGGACTACACCAACGCGCGGATCCTTCTGGCCAAGCTCTATCTCAAGCAGGGGCGAGTCGACGCCGCCCGCCTGCAACTGCGCGCGGTCGTCGGCGCCGCGCGTCCGCATTATCCGTATGCCTGGGCGCGCAGGTTCAAGCCGGAGGCGGAGCGGCTCCTGAAGTCGCTGGACGAACGGGAGTGA
- a CDS encoding prolipoprotein diacylglyceryl transferase family protein — protein MANEIALLSLFFVYTLLFRWAFRTLPREEWQILAAIPTQKGPDGRWEGLNLTYYGVLTASAVTLAVAVLIVLMGALAVPLIATASLAALTLALCVPAAKLLARLVEDRPNTFTIGGASFVGLLAAPWLILLTNETLGEGADGAIPMLPTLAALAIAYAFGEGTGRLACISFGCCYGKPLSAAHPALAGLFRMRHFAFAGPTKKAAYEGGLESAPVIPVQAVTAVISTGAGLVGLSLFLHGRMQAAFLTALLITHAWRVLSERLRADHRGGGDLSVYQVLAALGSLYGLVLSVSPTDERPVRPDLLAGLEALWNPLVILSLQAVWVAIFLYTGRSQVTASTISLSVLKDRV, from the coding sequence ATGGCGAATGAGATCGCTCTCCTGAGTCTGTTTTTCGTGTACACGCTCCTCTTCCGGTGGGCGTTTCGGACCCTGCCGCGGGAGGAGTGGCAGATTCTCGCGGCGATCCCCACGCAGAAGGGTCCCGACGGCCGGTGGGAGGGACTCAACCTGACGTATTACGGCGTGTTGACCGCGAGCGCGGTCACGCTGGCGGTGGCCGTGCTGATCGTGCTGATGGGCGCGCTCGCGGTCCCGCTGATCGCCACGGCGAGTCTGGCGGCCCTCACGCTCGCGTTGTGCGTGCCCGCTGCGAAGCTCCTGGCGAGGCTGGTCGAAGACAGGCCGAACACCTTCACGATCGGAGGGGCGTCGTTTGTCGGGTTGCTCGCTGCGCCGTGGCTGATCCTGCTGACCAACGAGACGCTGGGAGAAGGGGCGGACGGCGCAATCCCGATGCTCCCGACGCTGGCCGCGCTGGCGATCGCCTACGCCTTCGGAGAGGGGACCGGTCGGCTTGCCTGCATCAGCTTCGGCTGTTGCTACGGCAAGCCGTTGAGCGCCGCTCATCCGGCGTTGGCCGGGCTGTTTCGGATGCGCCACTTCGCCTTCGCCGGGCCGACAAAGAAAGCGGCGTATGAGGGAGGATTGGAATCGGCGCCCGTGATTCCCGTTCAGGCCGTGACCGCCGTGATTTCTACGGGCGCCGGCCTGGTCGGCCTGTCGTTGTTTCTCCACGGCCGCATGCAGGCGGCGTTTTTGACCGCCTTGCTGATCACGCACGCATGGCGGGTGCTCTCCGAGCGGTTGAGAGCGGACCATCGGGGCGGCGGCGACCTGTCCGTCTATCAGGTGCTGGCCGCGCTCGGCTCACTTTACGGACTCGTCCTGAGCGTCTCGCCGACGGACGAACGGCCCGTGAGGCCGGACCTGCTCGCCGGGCTCGAAGCCCTGTGGAACCCCCTGGTCATCCTTTCGCTGCAGGCCGTGTGGGTCGCGATCTTTCTCTACACCGGGCGCAGTCAGGTGACGGCGTCCACGATTTCCCTCTCCGTCCTCAAGGATCGCGTGTGA
- a CDS encoding saccharopine dehydrogenase C-terminal domain-containing protein, which yields MPRVLVLGAGKIGSLVACLLADSGRYDVHLGDVTLDAPKRLAEDLALERLTPCALDVRRPEVVGEYLRAHSFEAVVSSLPYFCNPAVAELARAHHLHYFDLTEDIEVTERIKALSKGSDRAFVPQCGLAPGFISIVAQELMTHFEALDTVKLRVGALPVNPSNALKYSLTWSTDGLINEYGNLCEGIEGGKKVTLLPLEGYETIEVDGLLYEAFNTSGGLGTLADTYAGKVRTMNYKTLRYPGHCEKIHLLMKDLKLNEDRETLKRVLENAIPQTLQDVVLIYASVTGKRQGALFEETYVKKIYPQTIRGRLWSAIQVTTASGLCSVMDIVLSDPSAYKGFVTQETFPLRRVLENRFGAWFR from the coding sequence ATGCCTCGCGTGTTGGTGTTGGGCGCCGGAAAGATCGGTTCGCTGGTCGCCTGCCTGCTGGCGGACAGCGGCCGGTACGACGTCCATCTGGGAGATGTCACCCTGGATGCGCCCAAGCGCCTGGCCGAAGACCTGGCCCTGGAGCGCCTCACGCCCTGCGCGTTGGATGTCCGCCGTCCCGAAGTCGTCGGGGAGTATCTGCGCGCCCATTCCTTCGAGGCCGTCGTTTCGAGCCTCCCGTATTTCTGCAATCCCGCGGTCGCCGAATTGGCCCGCGCGCATCACCTGCATTACTTCGACCTGACCGAAGACATCGAAGTGACGGAGCGGATCAAGGCGCTCAGCAAGGGATCGGATCGCGCGTTCGTGCCGCAATGCGGGTTGGCGCCGGGATTCATCAGCATCGTGGCGCAGGAACTCATGACGCACTTCGAGGCGCTGGACACGGTGAAACTGCGGGTGGGGGCTCTCCCGGTCAATCCGAGCAACGCCCTCAAGTATTCGCTCACCTGGTCCACCGACGGGCTGATCAACGAGTACGGGAACCTGTGCGAAGGCATCGAGGGCGGGAAGAAAGTGACGCTCCTGCCGCTGGAGGGGTACGAAACCATCGAGGTCGACGGCTTGCTGTACGAAGCCTTCAACACCTCGGGCGGACTCGGTACGCTGGCGGACACCTACGCCGGCAAGGTCCGCACGATGAACTACAAGACCCTGCGGTATCCCGGGCATTGCGAGAAAATCCATCTGCTGATGAAAGATTTGAAGCTCAACGAGGACCGGGAGACGTTGAAACGGGTCCTGGAGAACGCCATCCCGCAGACGTTGCAGGATGTGGTGCTCATCTACGCGTCGGTCACCGGAAAGCGCCAGGGAGCGTTGTTCGAGGAAACCTATGTGAAGAAGATCTATCCGCAGACCATCCGCGGCCGGCTCTGGTCGGCGATTCAGGTGACGACCGCCTCGGGCCTGTGCAGCGTGATGGACATCGTGCTCAGCGATCCCTCGGCGTACAAGGGATTTGTCACGCAGGAGACGTTTCCGTTGCGCCGCGTGCTGGAGAATCGATTCGGGGCGTGGTTTCGATGA
- a CDS encoding phosphatidylserine decarboxylase — MPNTTEHQYVDRATAQVRTERLYADRLVRWLYAQPWEDAAWLFRALTSARTSRALGFFNYDLPFGSARWGVERFIRSLGVDLAECVDPPGRLDTPRKVFQRKVRYWDVRPMEDDPSAVVSPADARVLVGSMEERSALFLKGKFFEFEELLGSDRARWIQAFRKGDVAVFRLTPDKYHYNHAPVAGTVADFYAVAGRYHSCNPSPVVALATPYSKNARVVTIVDSDVPGGTGVGLVAMIEIAALMVGVIDQCYSDTGYDHPRPMATGLFLRKGQPKSLYRPGSSTTVLLFQPGRVRFCDDLIRNRFRPGVRSRYSQGFGRPLVETDVKVRSTIARARRSASADIRAEASRDGE, encoded by the coding sequence ATGCCGAACACGACCGAGCACCAGTACGTTGATCGCGCGACCGCCCAAGTGCGGACCGAGCGGCTGTACGCGGATCGTCTGGTGCGTTGGCTGTACGCCCAGCCCTGGGAAGACGCCGCGTGGCTCTTCAGGGCGTTGACGTCGGCCAGGACATCGAGAGCGCTCGGCTTTTTCAATTACGATCTGCCGTTCGGCTCCGCGCGGTGGGGCGTAGAACGGTTCATCCGCTCGCTCGGGGTGGATTTGGCGGAATGCGTGGACCCTCCCGGGCGGCTCGACACGCCCAGGAAAGTGTTCCAGCGCAAGGTGCGGTACTGGGACGTGCGCCCGATGGAGGACGATCCGAGCGCCGTCGTCTCTCCGGCGGACGCCCGCGTGTTGGTCGGTTCGATGGAGGAACGCTCGGCGCTGTTCCTCAAAGGCAAGTTTTTCGAATTCGAGGAACTGCTGGGGTCCGATCGGGCCCGCTGGATACAGGCTTTCCGGAAGGGCGACGTCGCCGTCTTCCGGCTCACGCCGGACAAGTATCATTACAACCATGCGCCTGTCGCCGGAACCGTCGCGGACTTCTACGCCGTCGCCGGACGCTACCATTCCTGCAATCCGTCGCCCGTGGTGGCGCTCGCGACGCCGTATTCCAAGAACGCGCGGGTCGTGACGATCGTGGACAGCGACGTGCCCGGCGGCACCGGGGTCGGGCTGGTCGCGATGATCGAGATCGCGGCCCTCATGGTCGGGGTCATCGATCAGTGTTACAGCGACACCGGCTACGATCATCCGCGGCCCATGGCGACGGGCCTGTTCTTGCGAAAAGGCCAACCCAAGAGTCTGTACCGTCCCGGGAGCTCGACGACCGTGCTCCTGTTTCAGCCCGGACGCGTCAGGTTCTGCGACGACTTGATTCGGAACAGGTTCCGCCCCGGCGTCCGCAGCCGGTATTCGCAGGGATTCGGGCGGCCGCTGGTCGAGACGGATGTGAAAGTGCGCTCGACGATCGCCCGCGCGCGCCGGAGCGCGTCGGCGGACATTCGAGCGGAGGCGTCGCGCGATGGCGAATGA
- a CDS encoding ImmA/IrrE family metallo-endopeptidase, which produces MLRIPTRVVLPFGYRITVRQVPDSEMDRRDPNADGLWDNETRTIYIRKRLPVTRRRYILAHELGHAWLDWQHRYLDNGKART; this is translated from the coding sequence ATGTTACGCATACCCACCCGCGTGGTCCTTCCGTTCGGGTACCGCATCACGGTCCGGCAGGTGCCGGATTCTGAGATGGACCGCCGTGACCCGAACGCGGATGGGCTGTGGGATAATGAAACCAGAACCATTTATATTCGGAAACGCCTGCCAGTCACGCGCCGCCGCTATATCCTGGCCCACGAACTCGGTCACGCCTGGCTCGATTGGCAGCACCGCTACTTGGACAACGGAAAAGCAAGAACCTAG
- a CDS encoding HAD family phosphatase produces the protein MVQLNRPLKAVLFDFDGVLADTEPLHFRMFQRVLADSGLTLTAPDYAARYLGLTDEACFVAVYAAQGLSVSEELLAQLVRRKTELMQDALRADPGIMPGVTEFARKLSGRYRLAVVSGALREEIRLCLEQAGLLEAFEHITAAQDVKNGKPAPEPYLHALRRLARTAPLIGSECFAIEDSLHGIRAARAAGMRCLAVATTYAPQDLHAADAVVSSLEACEFASLVRRLWG, from the coding sequence ATGGTGCAACTGAATCGCCCCTTAAAAGCGGTCCTGTTTGATTTCGACGGGGTCTTGGCGGACACGGAGCCCCTCCATTTCCGGATGTTCCAACGGGTGCTTGCAGATTCCGGCCTGACGCTTACCGCACCGGACTATGCCGCCCGCTACCTCGGTTTGACCGACGAGGCCTGTTTTGTCGCCGTGTATGCCGCACAGGGCCTGTCCGTTTCAGAAGAACTCCTTGCTCAACTGGTCAGGCGCAAGACCGAGCTCATGCAAGACGCCCTGCGCGCCGATCCCGGGATCATGCCCGGCGTGACCGAGTTTGCGCGGAAGCTCTCGGGTCGCTACCGGCTTGCAGTGGTGTCCGGCGCGCTGCGGGAGGAAATCCGGCTGTGCCTGGAACAGGCCGGATTACTGGAGGCGTTCGAGCATATTACCGCGGCTCAGGATGTGAAAAACGGGAAGCCTGCCCCCGAGCCCTACCTGCACGCCCTCCGCCGGCTCGCTCGGACGGCGCCGCTGATCGGGTCCGAGTGTTTCGCGATCGAGGATAGCCTGCACGGGATCCGCGCTGCCCGGGCGGCCGGCATGCGATGTCTCGCCGTCGCGACGACTTACGCCCCGCAAGACCTGCATGCCGCAGACGCCGTCGTCTCTTCCCTGGAAGCCTGCGAGTTCGCCTCGCTCGTGCGCCGTCTGTGGGGATGA
- a CDS encoding arsenite methyltransferase, with product MNTQDIRETVKTRYAQAALQVKSGRSSCCGTAASPQAWDPITSDLYEASDRAQVPEEAVTASLGCGNPVALAQLRPGETVLDLGSGGGIDVLLSARRVGPTGKVYGLDMTDEMLALARENQRKAGVEHVEFLKGEMENIPLPDGAVDIIISNCVINLSGDKDRVLAEAFRVLKPGGRLAVSDIVVRRTVPADIRKSLELWAGCVAGALEEAAYRAKLEQAGFVGISIEPTRVYRAEDAKQFLSGSGLDADAIAPLVDGAFMSAFVRATKPPISAKE from the coding sequence ATGAACACTCAGGACATTCGAGAGACCGTCAAAACCAGGTACGCGCAGGCGGCCTTGCAAGTGAAATCCGGCCGCAGCTCCTGCTGCGGGACGGCAGCTTCGCCGCAGGCATGGGACCCCATCACGTCCGATCTGTACGAAGCGAGCGACAGGGCTCAGGTGCCGGAAGAAGCCGTCACTGCGTCGTTGGGCTGCGGCAACCCGGTGGCACTGGCGCAACTCCGCCCGGGTGAAACGGTCCTGGATCTGGGCTCAGGCGGAGGCATCGACGTGCTGCTCTCCGCCAGGCGGGTGGGGCCGACCGGCAAGGTCTACGGCCTGGACATGACCGATGAGATGCTGGCGCTCGCCCGCGAGAACCAGCGCAAGGCGGGCGTCGAACACGTGGAATTCCTCAAAGGGGAGATGGAGAACATCCCGCTTCCCGACGGCGCGGTGGACATCATCATCTCCAACTGCGTCATCAATCTCTCCGGCGACAAGGATCGCGTACTGGCCGAGGCCTTCCGCGTGCTGAAACCGGGCGGCCGACTGGCCGTCTCCGACATCGTGGTCCGCAGGACCGTCCCGGCCGACATTCGCAAAAGCCTGGAGCTGTGGGCCGGCTGCGTGGCCGGCGCGCTGGAGGAAGCCGCGTACCGGGCCAAGCTGGAGCAAGCCGGCTTCGTCGGGATTTCCATCGAGCCGACCCGCGTATATCGCGCCGAGGACGCGAAGCAGTTTCTCAGCGGATCCGGGCTCGATGCCGACGCGATCGCGCCGCTCGTGGACGGCGCGTTCATGAGCGCCTTCGTCCGGGCGACGAAACCGCCGATCAGCGCGAAGGAGTGA
- a CDS encoding metalloregulator ArsR/SmtB family transcription factor → MLIYLQPMPQTATQDVTRAARLFHALADETRLKIVEFLSSGEQCVCDLTEALETGQSRLSFHLKILKEAGLIRDRREGRWNYYSLAPEAFDDVVKLAGAMRDGTKLFANPSRCCR, encoded by the coding sequence TTGTTGATATATCTTCAGCCCATGCCGCAGACGGCGACGCAAGATGTGACGCGAGCCGCGCGACTGTTCCACGCGCTGGCCGACGAAACGCGCCTAAAGATCGTGGAATTCCTCAGCAGCGGCGAGCAATGTGTCTGCGATCTGACCGAGGCGTTGGAGACGGGACAGTCCCGGCTGTCTTTTCATCTGAAGATCCTCAAAGAAGCCGGCCTCATCAGAGATCGGCGTGAAGGGCGCTGGAACTACTATTCGCTGGCTCCGGAGGCGTTCGATGATGTCGTCAAGCTCGCCGGCGCGATGAGGGACGGCACGAAACTGTTCGCGAACCCTTCGCGCTGCTGTCGGTAG
- a CDS encoding arsenate reductase ArsC, whose amino-acid sequence MKKKVLFLCTGNSARSQMAEGFLRHLAGDRFLVASAGTHPAGLNPYAVEAMREIGIDISRHVSERVDTYLGERFDRVITVCDRAKESCPMFPGAPKLSHWSFEDPAAATGTFEERLAVFRKVRDQIEQRVRGFIEQEAMA is encoded by the coding sequence ATGAAGAAGAAAGTGCTGTTTCTCTGCACCGGCAATTCCGCCCGGAGCCAGATGGCCGAAGGGTTCCTGCGCCATCTTGCGGGCGACCGCTTCCTGGTCGCCAGCGCCGGCACCCATCCGGCCGGCCTCAATCCCTATGCGGTGGAGGCGATGCGCGAAATCGGGATCGACATCTCCCGTCACGTCTCCGAGCGCGTCGATACCTATCTGGGCGAGCGCTTCGATCGGGTCATCACCGTGTGCGACCGGGCTAAAGAATCCTGTCCGATGTTCCCCGGCGCGCCGAAGCTCTCGCATTGGAGCTTCGAGGACCCGGCGGCCGCGACGGGCACGTTCGAGGAACGGCTGGCGGTGTTTCGGAAGGTGCGCGATCAGATCGAGCAGCGGGTGCGCGGCTTCATCGAACAAGAGGCGATGGCTTAG
- a CDS encoding PilZ domain-containing protein, protein MKLQGSASDAHAGKILALDIEQELISVLSAQGEPLRTVPWSALIRWLDSAASERHGTQTRLHPRTSLALRVTYATEGGRSFEGMTSGIGGGGLFIETVAPLPTGTALTVGFALPDRPWVRLTASGKVAWIRRKPERHVLLPGMGIQFIEIAPSTLDRLIGFITMLRHTRH, encoded by the coding sequence ATGAAACTGCAGGGATCAGCGTCCGACGCACATGCGGGGAAAATCCTTGCGCTCGACATCGAACAGGAGTTGATCTCCGTCTTGAGCGCCCAGGGCGAACCATTGCGCACCGTTCCGTGGAGCGCGCTCATCCGGTGGCTCGACTCGGCAGCCTCGGAGCGGCACGGAACCCAAACCAGGCTGCACCCGCGAACCTCCCTGGCCCTGCGAGTGACATATGCGACGGAGGGGGGTCGATCGTTCGAAGGGATGACCTCCGGCATCGGCGGAGGTGGACTCTTCATCGAAACCGTTGCGCCGCTGCCGACCGGTACGGCATTGACGGTGGGGTTCGCCCTGCCGGACCGTCCCTGGGTCAGACTCACCGCCTCCGGCAAGGTCGCCTGGATCCGCCGGAAGCCGGAACGCCACGTCCTGCTGCCCGGCATGGGCATTCAGTTCATCGAGATCGCCCCGAGCACGCTGGACCGCCTCATTGGATTCATCACCATGCTTCGGCACACCCGCCACTGA
- a CDS encoding alkaline phosphatase PhoX — MRLKQRSGLVLSLGMLGLAALLPLQRVQADDGFEGLQDFGQQVQRSLEQRSFLLFGVHKPLKESAPPTTGDYRMPDQKAQDQIVLAKSLKAEYVTRQAAHNADQFAFWPSDEQPTHLLFCIEEFTPHKIGEYPSGVPKLTPGVQRIRLSDGAVDTILRGTAGCDGIRRTPWGTILATEEVDDGAAYEIMDPLDVTNLTVINRATGAVIDVNGVPSAKVVKRTALPTLAWEGIGILPNGVVYLGDEERPGSAAPDSDGGAIYKFIPANPRTESGPISALAQSPLAAGNVYAMQVSCRTGRQQYGQGCEVGHVAWIPVSAADARSDAHKAGATGYYRPEDMELDPQYEGEGVRFCWAATGSAGSGQYAEVACAVDRAPLTADPRQQTVLVERFIEGDQDFNQFDNLEFQPKTGNLYVIEDNDNGDIFACLPDGDDRDIKSDGCVKILSVKDSSAEPTGFKFALDGTTAYLSIQHSSDGKMPKVDDYPTDDILKITGFQIPPHFRR, encoded by the coding sequence ATGAGGTTGAAGCAACGATCGGGACTCGTTCTTTCCCTGGGCATGCTCGGTCTCGCGGCCCTGCTCCCGTTGCAGCGCGTGCAGGCCGACGACGGCTTCGAGGGGCTCCAGGATTTCGGCCAGCAGGTGCAGCGATCGCTCGAACAGCGATCGTTCCTGCTCTTCGGGGTCCACAAGCCGTTGAAGGAATCGGCTCCGCCGACCACCGGCGACTATCGGATGCCGGACCAGAAGGCTCAGGACCAGATCGTCCTGGCCAAGAGCCTCAAGGCCGAGTACGTGACCCGGCAGGCGGCCCACAACGCCGACCAGTTTGCATTCTGGCCGTCGGACGAACAGCCGACCCATTTGCTTTTTTGCATCGAAGAATTCACGCCCCACAAGATCGGGGAATATCCCAGCGGCGTGCCCAAGTTGACCCCGGGTGTGCAGCGGATCCGCCTGAGCGACGGGGCCGTGGACACCATCTTGCGCGGGACTGCCGGTTGCGACGGCATTCGTCGCACGCCTTGGGGCACTATCCTGGCTACGGAAGAAGTGGATGACGGCGCCGCCTATGAAATCATGGACCCGCTGGACGTGACGAACCTGACCGTGATCAATCGCGCGACGGGCGCCGTGATCGACGTCAACGGCGTGCCGTCCGCCAAGGTCGTGAAGCGGACAGCTCTGCCGACCTTGGCTTGGGAAGGCATCGGCATCCTGCCGAACGGCGTGGTGTACTTGGGCGACGAGGAGCGTCCCGGGTCCGCGGCGCCGGATTCAGACGGCGGCGCCATCTACAAATTCATCCCGGCAAATCCGCGGACGGAGAGCGGTCCGATTTCCGCGCTCGCGCAATCCCCGTTGGCTGCCGGTAACGTGTATGCGATGCAGGTGTCCTGTCGGACCGGCCGGCAGCAGTACGGCCAGGGGTGCGAAGTCGGACACGTGGCGTGGATTCCGGTGAGCGCCGCCGATGCCCGCAGCGATGCCCACAAGGCGGGCGCGACGGGTTACTATCGGCCGGAGGATATGGAGCTGGATCCGCAGTATGAGGGGGAGGGCGTTCGGTTCTGTTGGGCTGCGACCGGAAGCGCCGGCAGCGGACAATACGCCGAAGTCGCCTGCGCGGTGGACCGCGCGCCGCTCACGGCCGACCCTCGCCAACAGACGGTCCTGGTCGAGCGCTTCATCGAAGGCGATCAGGACTTCAATCAATTCGACAATCTCGAGTTCCAGCCGAAGACAGGCAATCTCTACGTCATCGAGGACAATGACAACGGCGATATTTTCGCGTGCTTGCCGGACGGCGACGACCGCGACATCAAGTCGGACGGCTGCGTTAAGATTCTCTCGGTCAAGGATTCATCCGCGGAGCCGACCGGGTTCAAGTTTGCGCTTGACGGAACCACGGCCTACCTGTCCATCCAGCATAGCAGCGACGGCAAGATGCCGAAGGTCGACGACTACCCGACCGACGACATCCTCAAAATCACCGGGTTCCAGATCCCGCCGCATTTCAGGCGCTAG
- a CDS encoding PilZ domain-containing protein — protein sequence METESAIGFSSVDRYDRYGHEESSAIEAAASLPERRTVQMAMPKCPQCGSQWVHQASRQGIRELLLACLLISPFRCQLCANRFLASRAGPGFNPRREYRRLPVQYPVLFRSASADSEEKEQEGMTVNLSIRGCTVRSDAPPARGARLRLRIHTMDGEPPLEIDGAEVRSVKDTRIGLLFSDIHPQERARLRRIIARRLRQSA from the coding sequence ATGGAAACAGAGAGCGCCATTGGTTTTTCTTCGGTTGATCGGTATGATCGATACGGACACGAGGAGAGTTCGGCGATCGAAGCAGCGGCGTCGTTGCCCGAACGTCGAACGGTCCAGATGGCTATGCCGAAGTGCCCGCAATGCGGCAGTCAATGGGTGCACCAGGCTTCTCGGCAGGGCATCCGCGAATTATTGCTGGCGTGTCTGCTGATTTCTCCCTTCCGGTGCCAACTATGCGCGAACCGCTTCCTGGCTTCGCGGGCCGGTCCGGGCTTTAACCCGAGGCGGGAGTACCGGCGCCTGCCGGTTCAGTACCCCGTCTTGTTTCGGTCCGCGTCGGCGGATAGCGAAGAGAAAGAACAGGAGGGGATGACGGTCAACCTGTCGATTCGGGGTTGTACGGTCAGGAGCGACGCGCCGCCGGCCAGGGGCGCGCGGCTTCGCCTCCGCATCCATACGATGGACGGCGAGCCGCCGCTGGAGATCGACGGAGCGGAAGTCCGGTCGGTGAAGGACACCCGGATCGGGCTGCTGTTCTCGGACATCCACCCGCAGGAACGGGCACGTCTTCGTCGGATCATCGCCCGTCGCCTGAGACAGTCCGCATGA
- the arsB gene encoding ACR3 family arsenite efflux transporter, with product MELAVPVVRPAVKRLNPFERYLSLWVGLCMIAGVLLGKSAPALIDGLRSLEFGHDSHVNLPIALLIWLMIIPMMMKVDFAAVREVGRRPRGLAVTLLVNWVVKPFSMALIAWLFFRHAFAPWLMPAEADQYIAGCIILAAAPCTAMVFVWSYLTDGDPAYTLVQVSVNDLIMLVLFAPIVGLLVSGASSLSVPFEVLLYSVVAFIVIPLAAGTTLRAWFIARRGRQWFEQVLLPRFAPVTILALLATLVLIFAFQADNITGKSLHVALIAVPILLQVYLNAALAYGAMKTLKVEHAVAAPGALIGASNFFELAVATAIALFGPGSGAALATVVGVLVEVPVMLSVCAVCNRTRHWFPHGEGKG from the coding sequence ATGGAACTCGCCGTTCCGGTCGTCCGACCGGCCGTCAAACGACTGAACCCGTTCGAGCGTTATCTGAGCCTCTGGGTCGGGCTCTGCATGATCGCCGGCGTGCTGCTCGGCAAGAGCGCGCCGGCGCTGATCGACGGGCTCAGGAGCCTGGAATTCGGCCACGACAGCCACGTCAACCTGCCTATCGCGCTGCTTATCTGGCTGATGATCATCCCGATGATGATGAAAGTGGACTTCGCCGCCGTGCGGGAGGTCGGCCGGCGGCCGCGCGGCCTGGCGGTGACGCTGCTCGTCAACTGGGTCGTCAAGCCTTTTTCGATGGCGCTCATCGCCTGGTTGTTTTTTCGCCACGCCTTTGCGCCGTGGCTCATGCCGGCCGAAGCCGACCAGTACATCGCCGGCTGCATCATCCTGGCCGCGGCGCCCTGCACGGCGATGGTGTTCGTGTGGAGTTATCTCACGGACGGCGATCCGGCCTACACGCTGGTGCAGGTGTCCGTGAACGACCTGATCATGTTGGTCTTGTTCGCGCCGATCGTCGGCCTGTTGGTCAGCGGCGCCTCGTCGCTGTCGGTGCCGTTTGAAGTCCTGCTGTATTCCGTCGTCGCCTTCATCGTGATCCCCCTGGCGGCGGGCACGACCCTGCGCGCCTGGTTCATCGCCCGACGGGGCCGGCAATGGTTCGAGCAGGTCCTTTTGCCCCGTTTCGCTCCGGTGACCATCCTGGCCTTGCTGGCGACCTTGGTGTTGATCTTCGCCTTTCAGGCCGACAACATCACGGGGAAATCGCTGCACGTCGCCTTGATCGCCGTGCCCATCCTGCTGCAAGTCTATCTCAACGCCGCCCTCGCCTACGGCGCGATGAAGACGCTCAAGGTGGAACACGCCGTCGCGGCGCCCGGCGCCTTGATCGGCGCGAGCAATTTTTTCGAATTGGCCGTCGCCACGGCCATCGCGCTCTTCGGTCCAGGATCCGGAGCCGCGCTGGCCACCGTCGTCGGCGTGCTGGTCGAAGTGCCCGTCATGCTGTCGGTGTGCGCGGTCTGCAACCGTACGAGACATTGGTTCCCCCATGGGGAGGGGAAGGGGTAA